ATTTGCAATCCCTCCTCCCAGAAACTGAAGTATTAATGTCATAGTTCCTCTGGTTCTCATACGTTCTCTCTATTGACTTGTGTTGTTGGAActaccccaaaattttttttttcttacaggAGGGGAGGGGGAATTTTATTCTTAGAACCAGTCAATGCTACTAAACTATACAGCTCTTGGCAAGCTAACTTTCTTAGATGGCCATAAAGTAGTATTTTTAAACTTTCTCAATCCAATTTAATCAAGAGCAGCGTAATTGAATTTGAGTGAATTTATTTATCGTTTGCAGTAAATGCATGATATAACTTGACAAAGTTCGTAACCCTAGTAATCGATCAGAAGATAGGTCATTGCTGAAAGGCTGAATTATATGGGAGCACTTCCATATTTCACTTGTTTTTCACTTGGTTGAATTCCAGAATCAGGCTTATTCCAGgctaatataaaattttaattatttaattttttttttaataattcgatgGTTGGAGAATGAATTAATGAGTTCTTTACACGGACTGAGCTGCTGCCATGCAATTAAATTCGCCACCTGGTGCAAAATTGTGGCGTCTAGATATTGAAGCAACTCTTctttagaaatagaaaaaagaaaaaggaaaaaaaagaggatgAATCAATTGATATTAGATAAATGATGACGACTACTAATGTACTATAATCTACGCTCATCAGTCATCATCCACAGCAGGTTTACTAACGTGAACTATATAGATTGAATGCAAGCAGGACATAACGAGACACAATGtgataaatttgaattttgttgatgCAAGTGTTTCTCAAAATCCTACAGAGCTGTCCCAAGAGAAACTATTTATAAACAATTGCATTTCATCACTTCAAGCTATACATGGACCCCAACCCAGTCAATTCTGCAATCAAAACGGAGATATTGAACAGCAACTAATGGAccaaaaaagatttaaaaaaaaaaaagctacaagATGCCATGATTGATTTCGCTGTTCTAGGTAAAATTTTGTGGCGGCATGATAAAAATTTGCCATACTAGAGATGAAAAGGCCGTTAAAGCCGTCACCATCTCTGGTTGATGTATGAACTAATTCCAACTACCACATTATATCgggataatttttttccctattctCTCCTTGGTCATTCAATTCCCACTCATCTCCCTTTACTCTCTTCATTGTCCACTTGATTTACTAAGAAAGTTGGCTCTTCTGccatgcttttctttttctgtactGGTAGACTCCTCACCTCAACCCTTTCGATCATGCGAATTTAAATTTTGCCACAGATTGCATGGCAACTTGTTCTGACTGATGATCTCCATTGTAGCTGGTTTCATCATCATTGAATGGTTTCTCACAAATACAAGAGTACGGAGTTTCAAGAAACTCTCCTCGACCTGGTCTCATCTCATCTGGGTCTCCCATGAATCCTTTTTGGCATGATTTTACCTTTCTTGCAAATGTCTCCCAGTCCATCTGACGCCTTGCCATGAACAAAGCACTAAGTTTCTTCGCATTTGGTCTGATAGTCCTCTTATGACCCATGTACCTCCTACGATATccataaaatgaaattaaaaatttaacaaagaaaCAACATACTGAACAAGCAGAAGATTcaacaacaaaagcaaattAACTGATGAGAATTAGAGTTATAatgatgacaattttttttaaagctaggtaaattgggggggggggggggggtggtgtggGGCTTGTAGGGTTTGAAAACCAATGCCCAAGAACCACAAGAAGTGCTGGACCAATGGAACatccctcaaactcaaacctCACATGTTACATCCATAATGCTGAGATAACATGCAAGAAAATTCTTGAGTTCTGTAATATTAAAATGTAAGAAATCATTCCAACAAGGGTTTCAAAAGAAGGCTTCTCAATCAGGTTCTAGTGATCTCCACATTCAACAAGAAAAGTGGTCCATAGTTATTCAAATCTGAAGTCTATAACAATTGCAACTTCCTAGACTCCACCCACCATCCATTCATACCCATTTGGTGCCCTATTTACTTTGTGTCTTTGTACGGAATCAAACAATCCCAGAGTACATTTAAGAGAACAACTCTTGGTAGTTGGAAATAACTGCACTACTTTATTAGCCTAGGCCGTGGAGTGCATATCAGATGGGGACAAAAATTTAGGGATAGAGAAGGCTAAATTATATTTTGGCCCTTCAAATATAAAATAGGTCCCAGTCCCAACTTGatcctaaattttttgaagtttcaaatcaccctttaaattttaattctgAGTAAAGAGTAATGTAGCCCTTACCGTTGAAATAGATGACATTGCTGTCACAAAATTTGATAGCATGGAAAACATAGAGACaagccacatcaacaatttctGTGCCAGCATCACTTTTGATGGATGAATGGAGTAATTTctcaaaggaaaatattttcaacaacCAAATAACTTTTCAAAATCTAGGTCCTAAATTGGAACCTGTCCAATATTTCCAGGagcaaaattataatttagcTGAGAAAAAAAATCGGAAGGATCACCATGCAGGACAGGCCAGTACTTTTAACAGAACACTTGATACCTCCACAAAATTCCATCACATTTTGACATAGATTCACCTCATTTTTAAACCATAAAGCGTTATCTTTTAGGGAGATTCTTTGAGTACTTGATTCCAAGACATAAAATTTCCTGCAACTgattatcatattataaaaaaaaacaggtTGTATCCAGTGCATAAAACTCCCACTTTTGCGGGGTCTAAGAGAGGTGATTGGTAGACAACTTAGCCCCCCAGTTTTTATTTTAGGGAGATTGATTCCCAAACTCAAACCCACAACTTGTCCCTTTTGGTATCTATAATATGATACTGTTTATCATAGTATAGAGACCAAAATATATGACAAATTGTATTAACTTAAAATCAGGACAATATGTTTTTTTCCCCGCTATACTAGAACTGGGAATCTATATTGGTCAAGACTGGCAGCGTATGCAGCACTTGAAAAGATGCATTACATGTTTCGAAGTGAAAACTCCCTCTTACACATCCCTAGCAATAGAATATCACCCATTTGTCAAAGGcttctctttttaatttctttatttgagAATAGTGGGAAGGGTGCAACAGTTAAAATGATGAAGCAATAAAAAGTAGGTGCATTTTCTTGTGATTGTGTATGTAtgccaaacaaaaaagaaatggaatagATTTCTTACCTTCGACCTGCAAGAATCTTGGCCATATTTCCATTGTTATTAGTGACAAATACATCACTCTCATCACAGACAATGTAGTCAATGGCAGCAAGGCGggaagagaaaggaagaaaaggctTCAACTCTTCATTGGCAAGAGTCTCCTTTGTATAAAAGTTTGGAAAGAGTTCCCTGAGAGGCTGCAGAGTCTCTTCACCACCATATATTTCTCCAGATGCAACATAGAGGTATGTGTCATTTGCAAAACCAAGTGCCCGCAGCATCAAACCCACTTCATGAGGAGTAAGTGGGCATTTCCCTCGCTTCCGCTCTCCATCAGGGCTtaaatcctaaaaaaataatgagacaACATTTACTTCAGATTAGAAGAGATGGAAGATGTGATGCACCAGATTGACTGGATATTGATTGAGTGTGTGTTGTGTGGGTGCGTGCTAGGTCCCACATCAGGCATATACTAGGTTAATCTGGGCTTTACTAACAACAAGGAGCCTCAACTATGACTAGACTAGTCCTTTGGGGGTATAATGTAGATGTAGCTAGCGCGCTTCTCCTTGAGTTGTTACATAAGAATTATAATAGAAGTCACAAACCCATACAACATTACCAAATGTGTGAAGTCCCTTCATCCCACACACACCAGAGGGGAATTCCTTAGGGGTGGCCCCAAGATATTGGTTAGGAGTTTTGAACCCAGATGTGATGTGAACacttcaaaacaaataaatattgcATATTTTACCAAGAAGTTTGACTTTTATTTGAacaacaatttttcatcatcaAGCCGTTAAGAAGAATATGAATATATTAAGACCATAAATTATTAAGGATAGCAATCTCACTGGTAATGTTGCCCATCGTTTTCTTATTTCACCAAGCTCATATCTCTCTTTTTCACCCCCACCATAGTAACACCCGGAAAATGCTAGCATATCAGGTTCAAACCTGTCATAAAAACAGTTTCAGCCACAACAAAAGAACCCGAACATAAAAGCATAAATTCTATTACATGAAGATGTGCTATATGTATGTATCTATAGAGTATAGACATGTTTGTTTAACATTTCtatgttagtaaaaaaaaaaaaaaaaagagggcaGAAGACATAAGAGCACAATGCATAAACAAACATCTATATGAGACGCATTTTCAAAATACTGGAGGCAAGAGgtgggagaaaaagaaagtagtCTTATCATTGGCTTCTCTGATTTGGAATATTTAAGGTCAATAACAGTTCTAGGAACAGGGGATCTCCAAATAAGTCCAACTAGGGATTATCCACATATCAAATACAGACAacataaattttgtattcaatGTTATATGAAGAACATCGGCAAAAGGACAGTTCTTAGTTTTATAATCAATTATTactggtttttttctttttttgattggttACTTAATAGTTAGTATCATATGgatgaacacacacacacacacatatatatatagacacactaAAATTCATTGGAAACataattttatcatatttggcacatttcacagggcaattaaaaaaaactttggatGCTATGGATAATGTACATGTCTGCGGATGTCcaataagaaaaaattgagaatattgAGATTGGTTACATTAGTCACAGATAAATGTTCTCTGTTTCAGCATCCATGCCCCACAGATAATAGTTTACATGccagttaaaattttaaaatatctgtccaattttatatttgtttaagttACAGGCACAACCCATCAACTCTATCCCCCTTTGGACTCTTATTGATGCTGAAGGGCAGGTTCCCCCTGGtccttattttgttttaaattatctGTCGGATTCTATAATTGTTTAAGTTACAGGCACAACCCATCAACTCTATCCCACTTTGGACTCTTCTTGATGCTGATGGGCAGGTTCCCCCAGgtccttattttgtttttcgTCCTTGATATATTACTCTAATTCACAAAAGGAAAGAGTTACAGGAACAAACCTCAAGTGAATTGCAATGAAACGTTTTGCCATCTGTTGCATTCTAAAAACTAGTCTTTGACCAAGCTCTTGTATAGGTTTTGTAAATCTTAAGGCTTGATAATTAACCCGGCAACGCAACTTCTGTAGCTCTTCATCAAGATCATTTGCAAGTCTATAATCAAATTTCGTCAATTGCACTACCTGCAGAATTTCATGAGTGTTAATTGCCTCAACTGCAGCAAACCGAAACCAATTTCGATGAGGTATGATGCAACTAGAAAACCAGAATTCTGTATTGACAGTTTTTTGAATCAAATGCATTCtcatttcacccaaaaaaaaaaaatcaagactaTCGGTCTTCAAAGACACTGAAAGTTGTGCCCAAAAATGATTCGGAAACAAAAAGTTTGATTAGGAATATACactacaaaatttaaaacaagaaacatttattaaaattgagtaAAGTAGACTTACGCGTCTCCTCAAAAGTATAGGGAGGACTTGATCAAGATAATATTCAGGGGCGGATTTCCTTGGGACACGCATGGTATATGGAGGTTTTTCCATTGATCGCATGACTTTATCAGGAACTCTTCTGACAATGGTCACATCTTTTGCAAGAGTAGAAATAAACCAATCAACATCAAAAATGTTGATGAAGTCACTGCATGCCAAATAAGGTGTCCTCAATAAGATAATTATTGTTAAGTTGATTATCTCATCACAACTGGTGGGGGAATCACAATTAAGTCCCATTGCTAGCAGGTTTTAGAATATCAACTTACCTATCATCCTTCCAGTAGGAATGATGATCCAACTCAGGTACAACTAACGTAGCATTCAGAATCCGTGCAACAACAACAGCATCTGTTATCTGAATGCAGTAAATATATTGTCATCTCAATAAGGCTAGCATGTTCATTTTTTGGTATGAGTAAATACTTCATTATAAGGACAGAAAGATAGAAACTAATTCAACCTCCCATCACAAAAGCCAAGccagaataaataatttttgttttttttgaaaaaaggaagaaaagaaggcaAATATATTGTCATGTGTTCTTGTAATTGACTAATATAACTTTTACTAGATAGTTTCAGGTGAAAATTTAGCAGATCACAAGACAAGTTCACTTACTCCTGTTCTTTGTTGGTTCAGTCCTCCACTTGTTGCAATAAGCAAATAGCCATTTGATGATCGTTCACGAACAGCAGCTATATTTCAAATTAGCAGTGTTAGTGAGAGCAATAAATGAACATCCGTAAATACATTTCAGGTGTTAAGTATGGGTATTTTCAAAAACGTGCACTCACTATAAAAGATGAACTACTAAGAGTCAAATAATGCACATAAATTTTAAACAGCTACAGTGTTGCACAGGAAATTTGTTCTGAATTAAAAAGCAGCAGCCTCAGCAAATTGTTCAAAACTAAGATGGGTAGTGACAACAATAGACACAGATCCACACGCGCAAACACACATTTATGATTGTAAAATCAGCAAGGAGAAGAAGTCCAGCATGTTTGACCAGCAAAATACTTTTCCACAAAGAGAAGCTTGCATCATGCTGGGAAACCAGTGAAGCACACGAGGAACAAGGGTGGCAAATTGCATTGCAAACCCCTCGTTagtcataaaaacaaaaacctaagCAAAAATTATCTCATAATGCACAATCACTGCATTAAATTGATGAGCTAATGGACCTAACAAGCATATATGGTGAATAATATCCAGCCTACAATAAATTGTATTGACTATTGCtaatattcaaattaaaacaattgatgaGATAAAACACACAATAAGCTAAAGCCGAATAGCGTAAACAGACAAGTAATGGTATTTTGGTAGAAGATATATAAAGAATATTAGAAACGAACTTACAAGCAAAATGTCGGCCTCGCTCACTGCAACTGTAGAAGTACTTTGAGTACTTTGATTTCCATATGTCAATTGGTTCACGCCGACTCACATCCTTCAAAATTTTCCACATCAACTTAATTCACATGACCAAAAAAACACAACTTCTAGAAGTTTCACAAAATAAACAGCTTTGTCATTTGCAATGTTTCTAAATCAGCACAATTCCAAttcacaattttaaacaaagaCACTAAAATAGAAACAAACTGTGTgcggatatatatatatatatatatatatattagtggaGTTGAGAAAAATTACCAGTCTAGAGTAGAAGCTGCGCTTGACTAGGCGCTGAGAGTACCATTCAAGATCAGAGGCCACGTGGCCGGTGAAAAGCGAAATCAAGCCCAAACCGAAGAGCATCAAGCCGCAAACCCAGGACCACGAGATCGGCTTTCTCTGAAACgacgtcgtcgtcgtcgtcgtagTAGTAGACACAACATGCTTGTTATTGCTATTGCTATTGCTATTGCTATTGGTtttagtgttggtgttggtgtttgtgTTATTGCTGTGACCGTTTTGGTTCTGTAACAAAGCCAGGTTCGCTGATATCACGCTAAACCTCCAGGTTTTGGCAACGCCCATCAATACCTAAAATTCAGCCCCTGATTTCATTGCTTATTTACTCCAAATGCCATTCATCCATGGAGGTTAGTGTCTCTCAGTGATCAGAGTGAGTGTGCGAGGGAAAGGGGTATGAGTGTAAATAATGTGAATGTGGAGGCTAGGAAGAGTTTGAGATCGAGGgacttgttgttgttgtttgtgaAAAGTTGAAACCCTAAATTAGTTTCTGTTTCTGTGTGTGAAAATGTGAATCactgtgtctgtgtgtgtggaTTTTTGAATGTGGGAGAGACTGTTTTAGAggtttttaagagagagagagagagaaatgaagcTTCTTTTTGTTCCGTACTTGTTAATTCGCTGTAGTGAAATTTAAAAGTTACTTCCGGAATTTGATCAATTCTCTAATAATGAAAGTGAAATTGAAAATAGCTACATACTCCGTAATCCGTATTAGGATTTGGGTTTTCGATAACGAGAGAGATAGAGAGCGAGTGACAGAGAGGTTCTCCGGATTATAAGGAACGGAGAATAACTAACGGCGactcatttcatttcttttactCCGTTCTGGGTATTTTACATTTCTTGGGGTCAAATTTGGCATTTA
The sequence above is drawn from the Quercus lobata isolate SW786 chromosome 12, ValleyOak3.0 Primary Assembly, whole genome shotgun sequence genome and encodes:
- the LOC115971555 gene encoding O-fucosyltransferase 29 produces the protein MGVAKTWRFSVISANLALLQNQNGHSNNTNTNTNTKTNSNSNSNSNNKHVVSTTTTTTTTSFQRKPISWSWVCGLMLFGLGLISLFTGHVASDLEWYSQRLVKRSFYSRLDVSRREPIDIWKSKYSKYFYSCSERGRHFASAVRERSSNGYLLIATSGGLNQQRTGITDAVVVARILNATLVVPELDHHSYWKDDSDFINIFDVDWFISTLAKDVTIVRRVPDKVMRSMEKPPYTMRVPRKSAPEYYLDQVLPILLRRRVVQLTKFDYRLANDLDEELQKLRCRVNYQALRFTKPIQELGQRLVFRMQQMAKRFIAIHLRFEPDMLAFSGCYYGGGEKERYELGEIRKRWATLPDLSPDGERKRGKCPLTPHEVGLMLRALGFANDTYLYVASGEIYGGEETLQPLRELFPNFYTKETLANEELKPFLPFSSRLAAIDYIVCDESDVFVTNNNGNMAKILAGRRRYMGHKRTIRPNAKKLSALFMARRQMDWETFARKVKSCQKGFMGDPDEMRPGRGEFLETPYSCICEKPFNDDETSYNGDHQSEQVAMQSVAKFKFA